One segment of Anopheles stephensi strain Indian chromosome 3, UCI_ANSTEP_V1.0, whole genome shotgun sequence DNA contains the following:
- the LOC118513215 gene encoding anoctamin-8 isoform X2, producing the protein MDQQHPLLIASENIHDSGIIEDVHQESEDTGNEDYGDESNLESNLRRRKGKIISCVENASRLIRRRVPCAGHLMTPRRLWLNKIPTQCDVVIEFPEDAPDDALRWLLNRIKANPPEGLGLSAMVRAHESTKRTAFYITAPMNVLFKAAEDARLPKRLRTDLGGALKEFTKRESHCFAQSKDSEGANSLFTSQERQWLVLQVLQGLRAGTSDLKALHGRAQVEEGQSIVAAWQELGLITQVFPLHETTALQQLQSSWVRKFFAPQPLDDIAAYFGVKVALYFAWLGHYTCALCVPAVLGTILYAGLWGRGQTAQDIGHVIFSLFNVAWASLYLEAWRRYSVELAFRWGTLSTPPELLEPPRPLYKGPLEESSVTGRLEPKEAPAWQRRAFRYLVSFPIIGLCLVLVFIVMFLMLRLQDWLDQHLPYSSAGLWECMCIVSQDWWDAKLPEQGVFSCLSVIPKVLLAGAITLMDEAYYKLAVWLNDKENYRLQSKYENHLIAKVALFQFVNSFLSLFYIAFYLRDQDKLKEQLAGLLISRQIIGNLRESAWPYLVEQWRLAKLSFKMWGALSPTQELPPNIASSSSTTTITSTASSALSAPSSIMGGAGDGKQPDEGKSPSEYSSSSTTPKRSIGQAEIESSLYKYDGTFSDHLEMLVQMGYVVLFSAAFPLAGLCALANNLLEIRSDAFKLAHVHQRPFGQRVANIGTWQNALGMLGLAAVIVNCALIGLSGQVSRLWPGLTSTQTVILIVALEHVMLGLRSALTWLLPELPSWLAAEIARAEHCRREMQCKGPSPRQTPPSPPSSTSISHHDQDFNSNQDIFDKTEQSVGRFHISPSHDNNPESELERAAAKLDNLSIHPVQSPVAQQMRQDMQQQQHQQQPQPQQHKNSQSSCDNMDIFAMDTRDVSPDSPISQTSTVLLRPLQDSPLSGQSAQTVALESSQTNSGACLKQPSIKLADIPPYRGQAMKHSCSIYDKRSINLGEISQSPRVASKPIQIPEIPPFRKQAHSTMHSPVNQSPQNPAHMSSANPSPPRIAEIPPFRPRNRSKEWMPNIEHTEHHLTIGPSGGAEWAKRLKAADPSIIHRSTDCIVAKQQELATGSDSELLKPAPSWTNVAIKAGEQQAGTSNSAPSVKAPTEEEAKAAELAAKKSRLKQSLVKRARSVAIFSLKLKEQRAKRAEKMALEALEALPAPPPGGELSLIPIEQLIQVDDVLSQRNHGSGSGHNNGHS; encoded by the exons CATCGAGATTAATCCGCAGACGTGTGCCTTGTGCCGGCCATTTGATGACACCCCGACGGCTATGGTTGAACAAAATTCCTACCCAGTGTGATGTGGTGATTGAATTTCCAG AAGACGCTCCGGATGATGCGCTGCGGTGGCTGCTAAACAGGATCAAGGCTAACCCTCCGGAAGGGTTGGGACTGTCGGCGATGGTACGGGCACACGAAAGCACCAAGCGTACCGCATTCTACATAACCGCCCCAATGAATGT ATTATTTAAGGCAGCCGAAGATGCCCGCCTGCCCAAGCGACTGCGGACGGACCTCGGCGGAGCGTTGAAGGAGTTCACCAAACGGGAAAGTCATTGCTTCGCCCAATCGAAGGACAGCGAGGGTGCCAACAGCCTTTTTACGTCCCAGGAACGGCAGTGGCTCGTGCTACAG GTTCTGCAGGGTCTGCGAGCTGGCACGTCAGATCTGAAAGCACTGCACGGCCGGGCACAGGTCGAGGAGGGACAGAGCATCG TGGCCGCCTGGCAAGAGCTGGGCCTTATAACGCAGGTTTTCCCGCTCCACGAGACCACCGCTCTGCAGCAGCTCCAATCTAGCTGGGTACGGAAGTTCTTCGCACCGCAACCTCTAG ACGATATAGCCGCATACTTTGGAGTTAAAGTGGCGCTTTACTTTGCCTGGCTGGGACACTACACCTGTGCCCTGTGCGTACCGGCCGTGCTGGGCACCATTCTGTATGCAGGGCTTTGGGGTCGAGGACAG ACGGCTCAAGACATTGGACACGTCATTTTCTCGCTCTTCAACGTAGCCTGGGCGTCACTCTACCTGGAAGCCTGGAGGCGGTACTCGGTCGAGTTGGCCTTCCGCTGGGGCACGCTGTCAACGCCACCCGAGCTGCTGGAGCCTCCGCGCCCACTCTACAAG GGGCCACTCGAGGAAAGCTCCGTAACCGGACGGCTGGAGCCGAAGGAAGCTCCGGCCTGGCAGCGGCGAGCCTTCCGTTATCTAGTTAGCTTTCCAATTATAGGGCTCTGCCTGGTGTTGGTGTTTATTGTGATGTTCCTGATGTTGAGGCTGCAG GATTGGCTCGATCAACACTTACCCTATAGCAGTGCTGGCCTGTGGGAGTGCATGTGCATAGTGTCTCAG GACTGGTGGGATGCCAAGCTGCCGGAGCAGGGCGTTTTCAGCTGTTTGAGCGTAATACCGAAGGTCTTGCTGGCCGGCGCCATTACACTAATGGACGAAGCATACTACAAGCTCGCCGTCTGGCTGAACGATAAAG AGAACTATCGGCTGCAGTCAAAGTACGAGAATCATCTCATCGCCAAGGTGGCCCTTTTCCAGTTTGTCAACAGCTTTCTTTCCCTCTTTTACATCGCCTTTTACCTGCGCGATCAGGACAAGCTGAAAGAG CAACTGGCTGGTTTGCTGATATCGCGACAGATCATCGGCAATCTTCGCGAGTCCGCCTGGCCCTATCTGGTCGAGCAATGGCGCCTGGCGAAGCTGAGCTTCAAGATGTGGGGTGCGCTCAGTCCCACGCAGGAGCTCCCACCGAACATTGCGTCCTCctcgtccaccaccaccatcaccagtaCCGCTAGCAGTGCTTTGTCCGCCCCGTCATCCATCATGGGCGGTGCCGGCGATGGGAAGCAGCCGGATGAAGGCAAAAGTCCTTCCGAGTACTCGTCATCCTCCACCACACCGAAGCGATCGATCGGGCAGGCTGAAATTGAAAGCTCCCTGTACAAG TACGATGGAACGTTTTCCGACCATCTGGAAATGTTGGTTCAAATGGGGTACGTCGTGCTGTTTTCCGCCGCATTCCCACTCGCTGGGCTGTGCGCGTTGGCCAACAATCTGCTCGAGATTCGGTCCGACGCTTTCAAGCTCGCCCATGTCCACCAG CGGCCATTTGGTCAACGGGTGGCGAATATCGGCACGTGGCAGAACGCGCTCGGAATGCTCGGACTGGCAGCTGTCATCGTAAACTGCGCGCTGATTGGACTGTCCGGCCAAGTGTCCCGCCTATGGCCCGGCCTAACATCCACCCAAACGGTCATTTTAATCGTGGCGCTCGAGCATGTGATGCTTGGATTACGATCGGCGTTGACGTGGCTGCTGCCCGAGCTACCGTCCTGGCTGGCGGCCGAGATCGCCCGGGCCGAACACTGTCGGCGCGAGATGCAGTGCAAAGGACCGTCGCCGCGTCAAACGCCACCATCGCCACCGTCCTCCACGTCCATCTCGCACCACGATCAGGACTTTAACAGCAATCAGGACATTTTCGACAAAACCGAGCAATCCGTTGGCAG ATTCCACATATCTCCTAGTCACGACAATAACCCGGAAAGCGAACTGGAGCGGGCCGCCGCCAAACTGGACAACCTCTCCATTCATCCGGTTCAATCCCCAGTAGCGCAACAAATGCGCCAAGatatgcagcaacagcagcatcagcagcagccacaaccacaacagcacaaaaacTCTCAAAGCAGCTGCGATAATATGGACATCTTTGCCATGGACACGCGTGACGTTTCGCCAGATTCGCCGATCTCCCAG ACAAGCACAGTATTATTACGACCTCTTCAAGATTCTCCTCTTAGTGGTCAATCTGCACAAACCGTTGCATTAGAATCGTCACAAACGAATTCAGG TGCATGTCTAAAGCAGCCAAGCATTAAGCTCGCCGACATACCGCCCTACCGAGGACAAGCGATGAAGCACAGCTGTAGTATTTACGATAAGCGAAGCATCAACCTTGG TGAAATTTCGCAGAGCCCTCGGGTTGCGTCGAAACCGATCCAGATTCCAGAAATTCCACCGTTCCGCAAGCAGGCCCACTCCACGATGCACTCGCCCGTCAACCAGAGCCCGCAGAATCCCGCGCACATGTCGTCCGCCAATCCTTCGCCGCCGCGGATCGCCGAAATTCCACCGTTCCGGCCGCGCAACCGCTCCAAGGAATGGATGCCCAACATCGAG CACACCGAGCACCATCTCACGATTGGCCCTAGCGGAGGAGCCGAATGGGCAAAACGCTTGAAGGCAGCCGATCCTTCCATCATTCACAGAAGTACCGACTGTATTGTAGCGAAG CAGCAGGAACTTGCTACCGGTTCGGATTCGGAGTTGCTCAAACCAGCACCGTCCTGGACAAACGTGGCAATCAAGGCCGGTGAACAGCAGGCAGGCACAAGCAACAGTGCCCCCTCGGTAAAAGCGCCAACCGAAGAAGAGGCCAAAG CGGCTGAGCTTGCCGCCAAAAAGTCGCGTCTGAAACAGAGCCTAGTGAAACGGGCACGATCCGTGGCCATTTTCTCGCTCAAACTAAAGGAACAGCGAGCAAAACGAGCGGAAAAAATGGCGCTTGAAGCACTG GAAGCTTTACCGGCCCCACCACCGGGCGGCGAACTGTCCCTGATACCGATCGAGCAGCTCATCCAAGTGGACGATGTACTAAGCCAACGAAACCATGGTAGCGGGTCCGGTCACAACAATGGCCATTCGTAA
- the LOC118513215 gene encoding anoctamin-8 isoform X4 has protein sequence MDQQHPLLIASENIHDSGIIEDVHQESEDTGNEDYGDESNLESNLRRRKGKIISCVENASRLIRRRVPCAGHLMTPRRLWLNKIPTQCDVVIEFPEDAPDDALRWLLNRIKANPPEGLGLSAMVRAHESTKRTAFYITAPMNVLFKAAEDARLPKRLRTDLGGALKEFTKRESHCFAQSKDSEGANSLFTSQERQWLVLQVLQGLRAGTSDLKALHGRAQVEEGQSIVAAWQELGLITQVFPLHETTALQQLQSSWVRKFFAPQPLDDIAAYFGVKVALYFAWLGHYTCALCVPAVLGTILYAGLWGRGQTAQDIGHVIFSLFNVAWASLYLEAWRRYSVELAFRWGTLSTPPELLEPPRPLYKGPLEESSVTGRLEPKEAPAWQRRAFRYLVSFPIIGLCLVLVFIVMFLMLRLQDWLDQHLPYSSAGLWECMCIVSQDWWDAKLPEQGVFSCLSVIPKVLLAGAITLMDEAYYKLAVWLNDKENYRLQSKYENHLIAKVALFQFVNSFLSLFYIAFYLRDQDKLKEQLAGLLISRQIIGNLRESAWPYLVEQWRLAKLSFKMWGALSPTQELPPNIASSSSTTTITSTASSALSAPSSIMGGAGDGKQPDEGKSPSEYSSSSTTPKRSIGQAEIESSLYKYDGTFSDHLEMLVQMGYVVLFSAAFPLAGLCALANNLLEIRSDAFKLAHVHQRPFGQRVANIGTWQNALGMLGLAAVIVNCALIGLSGQVSRLWPGLTSTQTVILIVALEHVMLGLRSALTWLLPELPSWLAAEIARAEHCRREMQCKGPSPRQTPPSPPSSTSISHHDQDFNSNQDIFDKTEQSVGRFHISPSHDNNPESELERAAAKLDNLSIHPVQSPVAQQMRQDMQQQQHQQQPQPQQHKNSQSSCDNMDIFAMDTRDVSPDSPISQTSTVLLRPLQDSPLSGQSAQTVALESSQTNSGACLKQPSIKLADIPPYRGQAMKHSCSIYDKRSINLGEISQSPRVASKPIQIPEIPPFRKQAHSTMHSPVNQSPQNPAHMSSANPSPPRIAEIPPFRPRNRSKEWMPNIEVGRLKQQELATGSDSELLKPAPSWTNVAIKAGEQQAGTSNSAPSVKAPTEEEAKAAELAAKKSRLKQSLVKRARSVAIFSLKLKEQRAKRAEKMALEALEALPAPPPGGELSLIPIEQLIQVDDVLSQRNHGSGSGHNNGHS, from the exons CATCGAGATTAATCCGCAGACGTGTGCCTTGTGCCGGCCATTTGATGACACCCCGACGGCTATGGTTGAACAAAATTCCTACCCAGTGTGATGTGGTGATTGAATTTCCAG AAGACGCTCCGGATGATGCGCTGCGGTGGCTGCTAAACAGGATCAAGGCTAACCCTCCGGAAGGGTTGGGACTGTCGGCGATGGTACGGGCACACGAAAGCACCAAGCGTACCGCATTCTACATAACCGCCCCAATGAATGT ATTATTTAAGGCAGCCGAAGATGCCCGCCTGCCCAAGCGACTGCGGACGGACCTCGGCGGAGCGTTGAAGGAGTTCACCAAACGGGAAAGTCATTGCTTCGCCCAATCGAAGGACAGCGAGGGTGCCAACAGCCTTTTTACGTCCCAGGAACGGCAGTGGCTCGTGCTACAG GTTCTGCAGGGTCTGCGAGCTGGCACGTCAGATCTGAAAGCACTGCACGGCCGGGCACAGGTCGAGGAGGGACAGAGCATCG TGGCCGCCTGGCAAGAGCTGGGCCTTATAACGCAGGTTTTCCCGCTCCACGAGACCACCGCTCTGCAGCAGCTCCAATCTAGCTGGGTACGGAAGTTCTTCGCACCGCAACCTCTAG ACGATATAGCCGCATACTTTGGAGTTAAAGTGGCGCTTTACTTTGCCTGGCTGGGACACTACACCTGTGCCCTGTGCGTACCGGCCGTGCTGGGCACCATTCTGTATGCAGGGCTTTGGGGTCGAGGACAG ACGGCTCAAGACATTGGACACGTCATTTTCTCGCTCTTCAACGTAGCCTGGGCGTCACTCTACCTGGAAGCCTGGAGGCGGTACTCGGTCGAGTTGGCCTTCCGCTGGGGCACGCTGTCAACGCCACCCGAGCTGCTGGAGCCTCCGCGCCCACTCTACAAG GGGCCACTCGAGGAAAGCTCCGTAACCGGACGGCTGGAGCCGAAGGAAGCTCCGGCCTGGCAGCGGCGAGCCTTCCGTTATCTAGTTAGCTTTCCAATTATAGGGCTCTGCCTGGTGTTGGTGTTTATTGTGATGTTCCTGATGTTGAGGCTGCAG GATTGGCTCGATCAACACTTACCCTATAGCAGTGCTGGCCTGTGGGAGTGCATGTGCATAGTGTCTCAG GACTGGTGGGATGCCAAGCTGCCGGAGCAGGGCGTTTTCAGCTGTTTGAGCGTAATACCGAAGGTCTTGCTGGCCGGCGCCATTACACTAATGGACGAAGCATACTACAAGCTCGCCGTCTGGCTGAACGATAAAG AGAACTATCGGCTGCAGTCAAAGTACGAGAATCATCTCATCGCCAAGGTGGCCCTTTTCCAGTTTGTCAACAGCTTTCTTTCCCTCTTTTACATCGCCTTTTACCTGCGCGATCAGGACAAGCTGAAAGAG CAACTGGCTGGTTTGCTGATATCGCGACAGATCATCGGCAATCTTCGCGAGTCCGCCTGGCCCTATCTGGTCGAGCAATGGCGCCTGGCGAAGCTGAGCTTCAAGATGTGGGGTGCGCTCAGTCCCACGCAGGAGCTCCCACCGAACATTGCGTCCTCctcgtccaccaccaccatcaccagtaCCGCTAGCAGTGCTTTGTCCGCCCCGTCATCCATCATGGGCGGTGCCGGCGATGGGAAGCAGCCGGATGAAGGCAAAAGTCCTTCCGAGTACTCGTCATCCTCCACCACACCGAAGCGATCGATCGGGCAGGCTGAAATTGAAAGCTCCCTGTACAAG TACGATGGAACGTTTTCCGACCATCTGGAAATGTTGGTTCAAATGGGGTACGTCGTGCTGTTTTCCGCCGCATTCCCACTCGCTGGGCTGTGCGCGTTGGCCAACAATCTGCTCGAGATTCGGTCCGACGCTTTCAAGCTCGCCCATGTCCACCAG CGGCCATTTGGTCAACGGGTGGCGAATATCGGCACGTGGCAGAACGCGCTCGGAATGCTCGGACTGGCAGCTGTCATCGTAAACTGCGCGCTGATTGGACTGTCCGGCCAAGTGTCCCGCCTATGGCCCGGCCTAACATCCACCCAAACGGTCATTTTAATCGTGGCGCTCGAGCATGTGATGCTTGGATTACGATCGGCGTTGACGTGGCTGCTGCCCGAGCTACCGTCCTGGCTGGCGGCCGAGATCGCCCGGGCCGAACACTGTCGGCGCGAGATGCAGTGCAAAGGACCGTCGCCGCGTCAAACGCCACCATCGCCACCGTCCTCCACGTCCATCTCGCACCACGATCAGGACTTTAACAGCAATCAGGACATTTTCGACAAAACCGAGCAATCCGTTGGCAG ATTCCACATATCTCCTAGTCACGACAATAACCCGGAAAGCGAACTGGAGCGGGCCGCCGCCAAACTGGACAACCTCTCCATTCATCCGGTTCAATCCCCAGTAGCGCAACAAATGCGCCAAGatatgcagcaacagcagcatcagcagcagccacaaccacaacagcacaaaaacTCTCAAAGCAGCTGCGATAATATGGACATCTTTGCCATGGACACGCGTGACGTTTCGCCAGATTCGCCGATCTCCCAG ACAAGCACAGTATTATTACGACCTCTTCAAGATTCTCCTCTTAGTGGTCAATCTGCACAAACCGTTGCATTAGAATCGTCACAAACGAATTCAGG TGCATGTCTAAAGCAGCCAAGCATTAAGCTCGCCGACATACCGCCCTACCGAGGACAAGCGATGAAGCACAGCTGTAGTATTTACGATAAGCGAAGCATCAACCTTGG TGAAATTTCGCAGAGCCCTCGGGTTGCGTCGAAACCGATCCAGATTCCAGAAATTCCACCGTTCCGCAAGCAGGCCCACTCCACGATGCACTCGCCCGTCAACCAGAGCCCGCAGAATCCCGCGCACATGTCGTCCGCCAATCCTTCGCCGCCGCGGATCGCCGAAATTCCACCGTTCCGGCCGCGCAACCGCTCCAAGGAATGGATGCCCAACATCGAGGTGGGTCGACTGAAG CAGCAGGAACTTGCTACCGGTTCGGATTCGGAGTTGCTCAAACCAGCACCGTCCTGGACAAACGTGGCAATCAAGGCCGGTGAACAGCAGGCAGGCACAAGCAACAGTGCCCCCTCGGTAAAAGCGCCAACCGAAGAAGAGGCCAAAG CGGCTGAGCTTGCCGCCAAAAAGTCGCGTCTGAAACAGAGCCTAGTGAAACGGGCACGATCCGTGGCCATTTTCTCGCTCAAACTAAAGGAACAGCGAGCAAAACGAGCGGAAAAAATGGCGCTTGAAGCACTG GAAGCTTTACCGGCCCCACCACCGGGCGGCGAACTGTCCCTGATACCGATCGAGCAGCTCATCCAAGTGGACGATGTACTAAGCCAACGAAACCATGGTAGCGGGTCCGGTCACAACAATGGCCATTCGTAA
- the LOC118513215 gene encoding anoctamin-8 isoform X3, with product MDQQHPLLIASENIHDSGIIEDVHQESEDTGNEDYGDESNLESNLRRRKGKIISCVENASRLIRRRVPCAGHLMTPRRLWLNKIPTQCDVVIEFPEDAPDDALRWLLNRIKANPPEGLGLSAMVRAHESTKRTAFYITAPMNVLFKAAEDARLPKRLRTDLGGALKEFTKRESHCFAQSKDSEGANSLFTSQERQWLVLQVLQGLRAGTSDLKALHGRAQVEEGQSIVAAWQELGLITQVFPLHETTALQQLQSSWVRKFFAPQPLDDIAAYFGVKVALYFAWLGHYTCALCVPAVLGTILYAGLWGRGQTAQDIGHVIFSLFNVAWASLYLEAWRRYSVELAFRWGTLSTPPELLEPPRPLYKGPLEESSVTGRLEPKEAPAWQRRAFRYLVSFPIIGLCLVLVFIVMFLMLRLQDWWDAKLPEQGVFSCLSVIPKVLLAGAITLMDEAYYKLAVWLNDKENYRLQSKYENHLIAKVALFQFVNSFLSLFYIAFYLRDQDKLKEQLAGLLISRQIIGNLRESAWPYLVEQWRLAKLSFKMWGALSPTQELPPNIASSSSTTTITSTASSALSAPSSIMGGAGDGKQPDEGKSPSEYSSSSTTPKRSIGQAEIESSLYKYDGTFSDHLEMLVQMGYVVLFSAAFPLAGLCALANNLLEIRSDAFKLAHVHQRPFGQRVANIGTWQNALGMLGLAAVIVNCALIGLSGQVSRLWPGLTSTQTVILIVALEHVMLGLRSALTWLLPELPSWLAAEIARAEHCRREMQCKGPSPRQTPPSPPSSTSISHHDQDFNSNQDIFDKTEQSVGRFHISPSHDNNPESELERAAAKLDNLSIHPVQSPVAQQMRQDMQQQQHQQQPQPQQHKNSQSSCDNMDIFAMDTRDVSPDSPISQTSTVLLRPLQDSPLSGQSAQTVALESSQTNSGACLKQPSIKLADIPPYRGQAMKHSCSIYDKRSINLGEISQSPRVASKPIQIPEIPPFRKQAHSTMHSPVNQSPQNPAHMSSANPSPPRIAEIPPFRPRNRSKEWMPNIEVGRLKHTEHHLTIGPSGGAEWAKRLKAADPSIIHRSTDCIVAKQQELATGSDSELLKPAPSWTNVAIKAGEQQAGTSNSAPSVKAPTEEEAKAAELAAKKSRLKQSLVKRARSVAIFSLKLKEQRAKRAEKMALEALEALPAPPPGGELSLIPIEQLIQVDDVLSQRNHGSGSGHNNGHS from the exons CATCGAGATTAATCCGCAGACGTGTGCCTTGTGCCGGCCATTTGATGACACCCCGACGGCTATGGTTGAACAAAATTCCTACCCAGTGTGATGTGGTGATTGAATTTCCAG AAGACGCTCCGGATGATGCGCTGCGGTGGCTGCTAAACAGGATCAAGGCTAACCCTCCGGAAGGGTTGGGACTGTCGGCGATGGTACGGGCACACGAAAGCACCAAGCGTACCGCATTCTACATAACCGCCCCAATGAATGT ATTATTTAAGGCAGCCGAAGATGCCCGCCTGCCCAAGCGACTGCGGACGGACCTCGGCGGAGCGTTGAAGGAGTTCACCAAACGGGAAAGTCATTGCTTCGCCCAATCGAAGGACAGCGAGGGTGCCAACAGCCTTTTTACGTCCCAGGAACGGCAGTGGCTCGTGCTACAG GTTCTGCAGGGTCTGCGAGCTGGCACGTCAGATCTGAAAGCACTGCACGGCCGGGCACAGGTCGAGGAGGGACAGAGCATCG TGGCCGCCTGGCAAGAGCTGGGCCTTATAACGCAGGTTTTCCCGCTCCACGAGACCACCGCTCTGCAGCAGCTCCAATCTAGCTGGGTACGGAAGTTCTTCGCACCGCAACCTCTAG ACGATATAGCCGCATACTTTGGAGTTAAAGTGGCGCTTTACTTTGCCTGGCTGGGACACTACACCTGTGCCCTGTGCGTACCGGCCGTGCTGGGCACCATTCTGTATGCAGGGCTTTGGGGTCGAGGACAG ACGGCTCAAGACATTGGACACGTCATTTTCTCGCTCTTCAACGTAGCCTGGGCGTCACTCTACCTGGAAGCCTGGAGGCGGTACTCGGTCGAGTTGGCCTTCCGCTGGGGCACGCTGTCAACGCCACCCGAGCTGCTGGAGCCTCCGCGCCCACTCTACAAG GGGCCACTCGAGGAAAGCTCCGTAACCGGACGGCTGGAGCCGAAGGAAGCTCCGGCCTGGCAGCGGCGAGCCTTCCGTTATCTAGTTAGCTTTCCAATTATAGGGCTCTGCCTGGTGTTGGTGTTTATTGTGATGTTCCTGATGTTGAGGCTGCAG GACTGGTGGGATGCCAAGCTGCCGGAGCAGGGCGTTTTCAGCTGTTTGAGCGTAATACCGAAGGTCTTGCTGGCCGGCGCCATTACACTAATGGACGAAGCATACTACAAGCTCGCCGTCTGGCTGAACGATAAAG AGAACTATCGGCTGCAGTCAAAGTACGAGAATCATCTCATCGCCAAGGTGGCCCTTTTCCAGTTTGTCAACAGCTTTCTTTCCCTCTTTTACATCGCCTTTTACCTGCGCGATCAGGACAAGCTGAAAGAG CAACTGGCTGGTTTGCTGATATCGCGACAGATCATCGGCAATCTTCGCGAGTCCGCCTGGCCCTATCTGGTCGAGCAATGGCGCCTGGCGAAGCTGAGCTTCAAGATGTGGGGTGCGCTCAGTCCCACGCAGGAGCTCCCACCGAACATTGCGTCCTCctcgtccaccaccaccatcaccagtaCCGCTAGCAGTGCTTTGTCCGCCCCGTCATCCATCATGGGCGGTGCCGGCGATGGGAAGCAGCCGGATGAAGGCAAAAGTCCTTCCGAGTACTCGTCATCCTCCACCACACCGAAGCGATCGATCGGGCAGGCTGAAATTGAAAGCTCCCTGTACAAG TACGATGGAACGTTTTCCGACCATCTGGAAATGTTGGTTCAAATGGGGTACGTCGTGCTGTTTTCCGCCGCATTCCCACTCGCTGGGCTGTGCGCGTTGGCCAACAATCTGCTCGAGATTCGGTCCGACGCTTTCAAGCTCGCCCATGTCCACCAG CGGCCATTTGGTCAACGGGTGGCGAATATCGGCACGTGGCAGAACGCGCTCGGAATGCTCGGACTGGCAGCTGTCATCGTAAACTGCGCGCTGATTGGACTGTCCGGCCAAGTGTCCCGCCTATGGCCCGGCCTAACATCCACCCAAACGGTCATTTTAATCGTGGCGCTCGAGCATGTGATGCTTGGATTACGATCGGCGTTGACGTGGCTGCTGCCCGAGCTACCGTCCTGGCTGGCGGCCGAGATCGCCCGGGCCGAACACTGTCGGCGCGAGATGCAGTGCAAAGGACCGTCGCCGCGTCAAACGCCACCATCGCCACCGTCCTCCACGTCCATCTCGCACCACGATCAGGACTTTAACAGCAATCAGGACATTTTCGACAAAACCGAGCAATCCGTTGGCAG ATTCCACATATCTCCTAGTCACGACAATAACCCGGAAAGCGAACTGGAGCGGGCCGCCGCCAAACTGGACAACCTCTCCATTCATCCGGTTCAATCCCCAGTAGCGCAACAAATGCGCCAAGatatgcagcaacagcagcatcagcagcagccacaaccacaacagcacaaaaacTCTCAAAGCAGCTGCGATAATATGGACATCTTTGCCATGGACACGCGTGACGTTTCGCCAGATTCGCCGATCTCCCAG ACAAGCACAGTATTATTACGACCTCTTCAAGATTCTCCTCTTAGTGGTCAATCTGCACAAACCGTTGCATTAGAATCGTCACAAACGAATTCAGG TGCATGTCTAAAGCAGCCAAGCATTAAGCTCGCCGACATACCGCCCTACCGAGGACAAGCGATGAAGCACAGCTGTAGTATTTACGATAAGCGAAGCATCAACCTTGG TGAAATTTCGCAGAGCCCTCGGGTTGCGTCGAAACCGATCCAGATTCCAGAAATTCCACCGTTCCGCAAGCAGGCCCACTCCACGATGCACTCGCCCGTCAACCAGAGCCCGCAGAATCCCGCGCACATGTCGTCCGCCAATCCTTCGCCGCCGCGGATCGCCGAAATTCCACCGTTCCGGCCGCGCAACCGCTCCAAGGAATGGATGCCCAACATCGAGGTGGGTCGACTGAAG CACACCGAGCACCATCTCACGATTGGCCCTAGCGGAGGAGCCGAATGGGCAAAACGCTTGAAGGCAGCCGATCCTTCCATCATTCACAGAAGTACCGACTGTATTGTAGCGAAG CAGCAGGAACTTGCTACCGGTTCGGATTCGGAGTTGCTCAAACCAGCACCGTCCTGGACAAACGTGGCAATCAAGGCCGGTGAACAGCAGGCAGGCACAAGCAACAGTGCCCCCTCGGTAAAAGCGCCAACCGAAGAAGAGGCCAAAG CGGCTGAGCTTGCCGCCAAAAAGTCGCGTCTGAAACAGAGCCTAGTGAAACGGGCACGATCCGTGGCCATTTTCTCGCTCAAACTAAAGGAACAGCGAGCAAAACGAGCGGAAAAAATGGCGCTTGAAGCACTG GAAGCTTTACCGGCCCCACCACCGGGCGGCGAACTGTCCCTGATACCGATCGAGCAGCTCATCCAAGTGGACGATGTACTAAGCCAACGAAACCATGGTAGCGGGTCCGGTCACAACAATGGCCATTCGTAA